Proteins from a genomic interval of Candidatus Margulisiibacteriota bacterium:
- a CDS encoding response regulator — protein MKILIVEDDFTSRKMMRLLLTPYGETDISTNGKEAIDVFSTALEQGDKYDLICLDIMLPEIDGHNVLKQIRAFEKIHGIEGLDGVKVIFTTALADAQNVRKAFFDNQCEAYLVKPINKKKLLTQIAKLGFKI, from the coding sequence ATGAAAATATTGATCGTAGAAGATGATTTTACCAGCAGAAAAATGATGCGTTTGTTGCTAACTCCATATGGAGAAACTGATATATCGACCAACGGTAAAGAAGCTATTGATGTTTTTTCCACTGCCCTTGAGCAAGGAGATAAGTACGACCTCATTTGTCTCGATATTATGCTGCCTGAAATTGATGGTCATAACGTATTAAAACAAATAAGAGCATTTGAAAAAATTCACGGAATTGAAGGTCTTGATGGTGTAAAAGTTATTTTCACTACAGCGCTCGCAGATGCACAGAACGTTCGGAAGGCGTTTTTTGATAACCAGTGTGAGGCTTATCTGGTTAAGCCGATTAATAAGAAAAAACTACTTACTCAGATAGCAAAACTAGGATTTAAAATTTAA
- a CDS encoding ABC transporter ATP-binding protein yields MNLISVEKISKSQGAKLLFRDASFGINEGQKIALVGVNGCGKTTLLKILSGGENIESGTIMKKRDLRMNFLRQIPSYNPDNTVLEHIFSGNNPQIQAIKEYEKCCADLHKKSNEETKKRMTECMQLMDALNAWDYENEVRSTLAQLSIDDLDLTMETLSGGMIKKVALAQALLDDSELLLLDEPTNHLDIDTIEWLEDRLLKTKRTILMVTHDRYFLDKVCSDIYEINNQSFFSYQGNYSQYLEKKAEEERILMRQDDKIRSILRTEVEWLHRRPQARATKQKARTSRIHEMLDRKQLQKDVMFELGVAGRRLGGKVLELDGISKSFGDKTIIKSFSYKFKKGDRIGVVGANGSGKSTLLNLITGTLARDAGTVDKGDNTHFAYFDQRSIHLDDSMKVLDFIKMSGNYITLHDGNTLSATQLLQRFLFQPACFYNPIGKLSGGEKRRLHLVSLLFANPNFLILDEPTNDLDIKTLSVLEDFLVDFSGCVLVVSHDRYFMDRIVDNLFVLDGKGTISGYPGNYTDYLDFKKELDAEIEKTKREEKQIEFEASKKTVIAVKKKLSYKEQQEYDSIENDIERLEAEKETLQSIYSAQMYDPKTYEDTNRRLQDIEVLLETKWNRYEYLLQFV; encoded by the coding sequence ATGAACTTAATATCTGTAGAAAAAATATCCAAATCTCAAGGAGCAAAACTTCTATTCCGAGATGCTAGTTTCGGGATTAACGAAGGGCAGAAGATTGCCCTTGTCGGGGTTAACGGCTGCGGCAAAACGACCTTGCTCAAAATACTGTCCGGTGGTGAAAATATCGAAAGCGGAACGATTATGAAAAAGCGGGACCTTCGAATGAACTTCCTGAGGCAAATCCCTTCTTATAATCCTGATAACACTGTTCTGGAACATATATTCAGCGGCAATAATCCTCAGATACAGGCGATCAAAGAATACGAAAAATGCTGTGCTGACCTTCACAAGAAAAGTAATGAGGAAACAAAAAAAAGAATGACCGAGTGCATGCAGCTTATGGATGCGCTTAATGCCTGGGACTACGAAAACGAAGTCCGATCTACTCTTGCTCAACTGAGTATCGATGACCTTGACCTTACGATGGAAACCCTTTCAGGCGGGATGATTAAAAAAGTCGCTTTGGCCCAGGCGTTGCTTGACGATTCTGAGCTGCTTTTATTGGATGAACCGACGAACCATTTGGATATCGATACGATTGAGTGGCTGGAAGACCGGCTTTTAAAGACGAAACGGACTATTTTGATGGTAACCCATGACCGATATTTTCTTGATAAAGTCTGTAGCGATATTTATGAAATCAATAACCAGAGTTTTTTCAGCTACCAGGGGAATTATTCACAGTATCTGGAAAAGAAAGCTGAAGAAGAACGTATACTGATGCGCCAAGATGATAAGATCAGGTCAATTCTTCGTACAGAGGTGGAATGGCTGCATCGTCGCCCTCAAGCCAGAGCTACCAAGCAGAAAGCCAGGACATCCCGCATTCACGAAATGCTTGACCGCAAACAGCTTCAAAAAGATGTAATGTTTGAGCTGGGAGTCGCGGGGAGAAGGCTTGGTGGCAAGGTCCTTGAACTTGACGGCATCAGCAAGTCGTTCGGTGATAAAACCATTATCAAATCTTTTTCGTATAAGTTTAAAAAAGGTGACCGGATAGGTGTGGTAGGAGCGAACGGTTCGGGCAAATCTACCCTTCTTAATCTGATTACCGGGACGCTTGCGAGGGATGCAGGAACGGTCGATAAGGGAGATAATACTCATTTTGCTTATTTTGATCAACGCAGTATTCATCTCGATGATAGTATGAAGGTTTTGGATTTTATTAAAATGTCCGGAAACTATATTACTCTGCATGACGGCAATACATTAAGCGCGACTCAACTATTGCAACGATTTTTGTTTCAGCCGGCTTGTTTCTATAACCCTATCGGCAAACTTTCCGGGGGCGAGAAAAGACGGTTGCATCTGGTTTCTTTACTTTTCGCTAACCCGAACTTTCTCATTTTGGATGAACCGACGAATGATCTTGATATCAAAACCTTGTCGGTGCTGGAAGATTTTCTGGTTGATTTTTCCGGCTGTGTATTGGTGGTTTCCCATGATCGTTATTTCATGGACCGTATTGTCGATAACCTGTTTGTCCTTGACGGTAAAGGTACTATTTCCGGCTATCCCGGCAATTACACCGACTATCTTGATTTCAAGAAAGAGCTTGATGCCGAAATCGAAAAAACGAAACGTGAAGAAAAACAGATAGAATTCGAAGCTTCAAAAAAGACAGTCATTGCAGTGAAAAAAAAGCTCTCGTATAAAGAGCAGCAGGAATATGATTCTATTGAAAATGATATTGAAAGACTGGAAGCTGAGAAAGAAACATTACAAAGTATCTACAGTGCGCAGATGTATGACCCAAAAACCTATGAAGATACCAATCGGCGACTTCAAGATATCGAAGTGTTGCTCGAAACGAAATGGAATCGTTACGAATACCTTTTACAGTTTGTTTGA